The following proteins are co-located in the Candidatus Acidiferrales bacterium genome:
- a CDS encoding DUF167 domain-containing protein, with amino-acid sequence MSLKLSSLPRSVRFQVKIRPRASRDKVVGEWNGMVKLRLSAPPVEGRANAACCKFLARCLKVPLQSVKILAGERTSIKLVEISGVTPEQVRALLEVCA; translated from the coding sequence ATGTCTCTCAAACTTTCTTCGCTTCCTCGCTCGGTTCGGTTTCAGGTTAAGATCCGGCCCCGCGCATCCCGCGATAAAGTTGTCGGGGAGTGGAACGGCATGGTCAAGCTTCGACTCAGTGCTCCGCCCGTCGAAGGGAGGGCCAATGCCGCCTGTTGCAAATTTCTTGCCCGGTGTTTGAAAGTCCCGCTTCAATCCGTTAAGATACTGGCCGGCGAACGGACGTCCATCAAGCTCGTCGAGATCAGCGGGGTGACGCCTGAGCAAGTTCGGGCGTTGCTTGAAGTCTGCGCCTAA
- a CDS encoding YggS family pyridoxal phosphate-dependent enzyme, whose protein sequence is MSELIANLSRVRERMARAAARSGRLADSITLVAITKTVTIDQIREAYLCGVRHFGENRVQEAAAKIPQLSDLAVTWHLVGHLQSNKAKRAAALFQAVDSLDSIHAAEKLHAALPEGRLLPVLVEVHLGGEETKSGIETAALFPLLEQLSKLSRLSVRGLMTLPPYCRNPEEVRPYFRKLRELAASVAAANFPGVAMLQLSMGMSHDFDIAIEEGATMVRLGTAIFGQRPK, encoded by the coding sequence ATGTCTGAACTCATTGCCAACCTCTCCCGCGTGCGCGAGCGCATGGCCCGTGCTGCTGCCCGTTCGGGCCGATTGGCTGATTCCATAACCCTGGTGGCCATCACCAAAACAGTTACGATCGACCAAATTCGCGAGGCCTATCTTTGTGGCGTGCGTCACTTCGGCGAAAATCGCGTGCAGGAAGCAGCAGCCAAGATTCCCCAGCTCAGTGATCTGGCGGTAACTTGGCATCTGGTCGGGCATCTCCAGTCCAACAAGGCGAAGAGGGCCGCAGCCCTTTTCCAGGCAGTGGATTCCTTGGACAGCATTCACGCAGCCGAGAAACTCCATGCCGCCCTGCCCGAGGGTCGCCTCCTGCCGGTCCTTGTTGAGGTGCACCTGGGCGGTGAGGAAACGAAATCAGGCATTGAGACAGCCGCGCTTTTTCCCCTACTCGAGCAACTTTCCAAACTTTCGCGTCTCTCCGTGCGAGGCTTGATGACCCTGCCGCCCTATTGCCGGAATCCGGAGGAGGTTCGCCCCTACTTCCGGAAGCTGCGGGAGTTGGCAGCAAGCGTCGCCGCGGCCAATTTCCCCGGTGTCGCCATGCTACAGCTTTCCATGGGCATGAGCCATGACTTCGACATCGCCATCGAGGAGGGCGCCACCATGGTTCGCCTCGGTACTGCCATCTTCGGTCAAAGGCCCAAGTAG
- the tmk gene encoding dTMP kinase → MSLKRGKFITFEGIDGSGKTTQMGLVADWLGQKRVPYVITREPGGTPVGEQIRAVLLRPSQTGMNAYSELLLMFASRVDNLERVIRPALTEGKVVLCDRFTDASVAYQGYGRGIPVPFIETIHRRVCGNQQPDLTLIIDIHPKTSVRRAREREDRAEVKESRFEQETEAFYRRVRRGYRTLASKYPSRIKLVPGEGTIEEIHQQIVPFVEALLGPKLHKRSVL, encoded by the coding sequence ATGTCTTTGAAACGCGGAAAGTTCATCACCTTTGAAGGAATTGACGGCAGCGGTAAAACCACCCAAATGGGGTTGGTGGCGGATTGGCTGGGACAAAAGCGGGTTCCCTATGTAATCACAAGAGAGCCTGGCGGGACACCCGTGGGTGAACAAATCCGGGCTGTCTTGTTACGGCCCTCACAGACCGGGATGAATGCCTATAGCGAGCTACTGCTCATGTTTGCTTCGCGCGTAGACAACCTCGAGCGAGTTATCCGACCGGCACTTACCGAGGGCAAAGTGGTCTTGTGCGATCGGTTCACCGACGCATCAGTGGCCTACCAGGGATACGGGCGCGGCATTCCGGTGCCATTCATCGAGACGATTCATCGCCGAGTATGCGGGAACCAACAGCCCGACCTGACCTTGATCATCGATATTCATCCGAAGACGAGTGTGAGACGAGCAAGAGAGCGAGAGGATCGCGCCGAAGTGAAAGAGAGCCGTTTCGAACAAGAGACAGAAGCTTTTTATCGGCGAGTACGCCGCGGTTACCGCACGCTGGCCAGCAAGTATCCGTCAAGAATCAAGCTGGTGCCCGGCGAAGGGACGATCGAGGAAATTCATCAGCAGATTGTGCCGTTCGTGGAAGCACTCCTGGGCCCCAAGTTGCACAAAAGGTCGGTGTTGTGA
- a CDS encoding DNA polymerase III subunit delta' C-terminal domain-containing protein produces the protein MKICEIAGNASVKSALMRLVERSKIPPAMLFSGPRGVGKFTLAMAFVQAANCQARQADSCGECSSCRTLEGAPPLAELAAKARMSRGRSDPEEIPLIVQPHPDVWVLLPDPNFIRAAQMREVRRTAYFRPSVGGRRFFIFDEAEKLRRDYSDLLLKVLEEPPESATLILVTTRPNKLPDTVRSRCVGFRLSPLRSEEIQDYLARNTKRKAADREILAHLSAGSLGTALTLDLEESRRLRRQLFGYLQLALERGPYSSLFEITDNLLKGEQEPFENLLGMLYSLVNDLLHLKLGRSEACLRNLDLGAELERFAAKIDLAWIERAVKRLDEIDRWLRRNVNRRLALEAASTTLAGR, from the coding sequence GTGAAGATCTGTGAGATTGCTGGCAATGCAAGCGTCAAGTCGGCGCTGATGCGGCTGGTGGAGCGATCGAAGATTCCACCGGCCATGCTTTTCAGCGGGCCGCGGGGCGTGGGGAAGTTCACGCTAGCCATGGCGTTTGTGCAGGCAGCCAATTGTCAAGCAAGGCAGGCGGACAGTTGCGGTGAATGCTCGTCGTGCAGAACTCTTGAGGGAGCCCCGCCACTCGCCGAGCTGGCAGCAAAAGCTCGTATGAGCCGGGGGAGAAGCGACCCGGAGGAAATTCCGCTGATTGTGCAGCCGCATCCTGACGTGTGGGTCTTGCTGCCCGATCCCAATTTCATCCGTGCCGCCCAAATGCGCGAAGTGAGACGCACGGCCTATTTTCGCCCCTCGGTTGGGGGGAGGCGTTTTTTCATCTTCGACGAAGCAGAGAAACTCAGAAGGGATTACAGCGACCTGCTCCTAAAAGTCCTCGAAGAACCGCCGGAGAGCGCCACGCTGATACTGGTCACGACTCGACCGAACAAGTTACCGGACACGGTGCGTTCACGATGCGTGGGATTTCGGCTTTCGCCGCTACGAAGCGAGGAGATCCAAGACTATCTGGCAAGAAACACAAAACGGAAGGCGGCCGACCGCGAGATATTGGCTCACCTCTCCGCGGGAAGTCTCGGAACCGCCCTGACGCTTGACTTAGAAGAATCCAGGCGGCTACGCCGACAACTGTTTGGGTATCTCCAGCTTGCTTTGGAAAGGGGTCCGTACAGCAGCCTGTTTGAAATCACTGATAACCTTTTGAAGGGGGAGCAAGAACCGTTTGAAAATCTGCTCGGAATGCTCTATAGTTTGGTCAACGATCTGTTACACCTCAAGTTGGGGCGGTCAGAGGCATGCCTGCGGAATCTAGACTTAGGGGCCGAGTTGGAGCGGTTTGCTGCAAAGATTGATCTCGCCTGGATCGAGCGTGCCGTCAAACGCTTGGATGAGATAGATCGCTGGCTGCGGCGGAACGTTAATCGGCGCTTGGCGCTCGAGGCCGCCAGCACTACGCTAGCCGGGCGCTGA
- a CDS encoding RNA chaperone Hfq yields MMEPKGPLGPRYMGERGEPRRKPAPPEQTNAENFYYVKQMQARTPMVIVLADGETIRGVIEWYDKNCIKVNRTGEPNLLLYKSNIKYLYKEGEGRGEHEEADSEAQPTL; encoded by the coding sequence ATGATGGAACCGAAAGGGCCGCTTGGGCCCCGTTACATGGGAGAGCGCGGGGAGCCACGGAGGAAACCGGCTCCACCGGAGCAGACTAACGCGGAGAACTTTTACTATGTCAAGCAGATGCAGGCACGGACGCCGATGGTCATCGTGCTCGCCGACGGTGAGACGATTCGCGGCGTAATCGAATGGTATGACAAGAACTGCATCAAAGTGAATCGCACGGGCGAGCCCAATCTGCTGCTCTACAAATCGAATATCAAGTACCTTTACAAAGAAGGGGAAGGCCGCGGCGAACACGAAGAAGCAGATTCAGAAGCGCAACCAACGCTGTAG
- a CDS encoding PaaI family thioesterase codes for MAKRRARVSVKKIWTRQQRRVLERVLGRVGILRFLGLSVIRVEPGRAIVELGVQPRFLHMQGFLHGGIIATVADTTAALALIPMLPRRTRMATVEMKINFLERVHAGRIRVVAWIVRKGKSLAVGEADVKDLKGRLLAKSLMTYSFSPPR; via the coding sequence ATGGCGAAACGTCGAGCGAGAGTTTCTGTCAAAAAGATCTGGACACGACAGCAGCGCCGGGTTCTCGAGCGAGTTCTAGGCCGTGTGGGCATTTTGCGCTTCTTGGGCCTGAGCGTCATCCGCGTTGAGCCTGGCCGCGCCATCGTGGAATTGGGCGTTCAGCCGCGATTTCTTCACATGCAAGGGTTCTTGCACGGCGGCATCATTGCCACCGTCGCGGACACTACCGCCGCCCTGGCCCTGATTCCCATGCTTCCGCGTCGCACTCGTATGGCCACCGTCGAGATGAAAATCAATTTTCTTGAGCGCGTTCACGCCGGTCGTATCCGCGTGGTGGCATGGATTGTCCGCAAAGGAAAAAGCCTCGCCGTCGGCGAGGCTGACGTCAAGGACCTGAAGGGCCGGCTTCTGGCAAAAAGTCTTATGACCTATTCGTTTTCGCCGCCCCGGTAA
- a CDS encoding SDR family NAD(P)-dependent oxidoreductase, translated as MNRIAMGLGGKVALVTGAGRGIGRACALRLAGDGAKVVAAGRQPGPLLQTVQQITARGGQGKAIPADVSSSKDVARLFVELERSFGRLDIVVNNAGVHLVADVERTTEQDWDRVLGVNLKGTYLVSRAAIPLLRRSGGGSLINLGSILSIVGMKERAAYCASKGGVHLLSKAMALDLAPDNIRVNCVCPGAVLTEMMEGILGAAPDPTVALQSRLAQIPLGRMGSPEEVAALVGYLASDEAAWLTGAAIPLDGGVTAY; from the coding sequence GTGAACAGGATTGCAATGGGGTTGGGCGGGAAGGTTGCTCTGGTTACCGGTGCTGGCCGGGGAATTGGCCGGGCCTGTGCTTTGCGCTTGGCCGGGGATGGTGCCAAAGTGGTTGCGGCTGGCCGGCAACCCGGTCCGTTGCTGCAGACTGTCCAGCAGATAACCGCCCGCGGCGGACAAGGTAAGGCGATTCCGGCCGATGTTTCCTCGTCGAAAGACGTGGCCAGGCTTTTTGTGGAATTGGAGCGATCCTTTGGCAGGCTGGATATCGTGGTCAACAACGCCGGTGTTCATCTTGTTGCTGACGTAGAACGAACCACCGAGCAAGACTGGGATCGCGTGCTGGGCGTCAACCTAAAGGGTACTTATCTCGTCTCCCGGGCAGCCATCCCGCTCCTGAGGCGATCAGGCGGTGGATCCCTTATCAACCTTGGTTCGATTCTCAGTATCGTTGGGATGAAGGAACGCGCCGCCTATTGTGCATCCAAGGGTGGCGTGCACCTTTTGAGCAAGGCCATGGCCCTTGATCTCGCCCCTGACAACATTCGCGTCAACTGCGTTTGTCCCGGCGCCGTGCTGACAGAAATGATGGAAGGAATCCTGGGCGCGGCTCCTGACCCAACTGTAGCCCTGCAATCTCGGCTGGCTCAGATACCGTTGGGCCGGATGGGATCCCCCGAAGAAGTAGCCGCCTTGGTTGGCTACTTGGCGTCGGATGAAGCCGCTTGGCTGACCGGCGCAGCCATTCCCCTGGACGGCGGTGTCACTGCCTATTAA
- the bshA gene encoding N-acetyl-alpha-D-glucosaminyl L-malate synthase BshA has protein sequence MRIGITCYPTYGGSGVVAAELGMELAARGHEIHFISYALPIRLTGGRELIHFHEVEMTTYPLFEHPPYALALAVKMAEVAAGANLDLLHVHYAIPHSVSALLARAMLQPRKLPFITTLHGTDITLVGSDRSYLPITRFAIEQSDGVTAISPYLREVTRKEFDIKRPIEVIANFVNCESYKRSEDVKARSEYAPQGEKIVMHLSNFRPVKRVSDVIEIFTQIRRKLPARLVMIGDGPDRGTAEWLAKKNSVASDVIFLGKQETVTDKLGVADLFLLPSDQESFGLAALEAMACEVPVIATNVGGVPDVVTDGVDGYLVEPRDVAGAARRALEILSDEERRREMGRLARKNAQAKYCSTKIIPQYEEYYGKVLEIA, from the coding sequence ATGAGAATTGGCATAACCTGCTATCCGACCTACGGTGGCAGCGGAGTGGTGGCCGCCGAACTGGGCATGGAACTAGCAGCGCGCGGCCATGAAATCCACTTTATCAGTTACGCGCTGCCGATTCGGTTGACCGGGGGAAGGGAGTTGATTCATTTCCATGAAGTGGAAATGACGACGTATCCGCTGTTTGAGCATCCACCCTATGCGCTCGCGCTTGCCGTAAAAATGGCAGAGGTGGCGGCCGGGGCAAATTTAGATCTGCTGCACGTCCATTACGCCATCCCCCACTCGGTGAGCGCGCTATTGGCACGGGCGATGTTGCAGCCACGCAAGCTGCCGTTCATCACCACGTTGCATGGGACGGACATCACGCTGGTGGGCAGCGATCGCTCCTACTTGCCCATCACCCGCTTCGCCATCGAACAAAGCGATGGAGTCACTGCCATTTCTCCCTACCTGCGCGAAGTCACGCGGAAAGAATTCGACATCAAGCGACCGATCGAAGTGATCGCGAATTTCGTAAATTGCGAGAGTTACAAACGAAGCGAAGATGTGAAAGCCCGCAGCGAGTACGCGCCGCAGGGCGAAAAGATCGTTATGCACCTGTCGAATTTCCGGCCGGTTAAGCGAGTCAGCGACGTGATTGAGATTTTTACGCAGATTCGCCGGAAGTTGCCCGCCAGGCTGGTGATGATCGGCGATGGCCCGGACCGTGGGACGGCGGAGTGGCTGGCGAAGAAAAACTCTGTTGCGAGCGACGTAATTTTCCTCGGCAAGCAAGAAACGGTAACGGACAAACTGGGTGTAGCAGACCTTTTTTTGCTTCCGAGCGACCAGGAGTCGTTCGGCCTGGCAGCGCTTGAGGCGATGGCGTGCGAGGTTCCCGTGATAGCCACCAACGTAGGGGGAGTCCCGGATGTGGTGACCGACGGGGTGGATGGTTATCTGGTGGAGCCCCGGGACGTTGCCGGTGCAGCCAGGCGTGCCTTGGAAATTCTATCGGACGAGGAACGGCGTCGCGAGATGGGTCGGCTCGCCCGCAAAAACGCGCAGGCCAAGTACTGTTCCACCAAGATTATTCCCCAATATGAAGAATACTATGGCAAGGTCTTGGAAATAGCCTAG
- a CDS encoding histidine kinase: protein MLGSKDFIFILLLKVGVTGSLAALLVRSGLFKRLLFQAERPLTQKLKLVLFLGAPLTLGVLTRVLVGYAFADLALEGSLLLGLLGGRFAGVAAALLITFPAFFRNEWFLVALCVLAGLLGGLIRDIFPNKDEVWGFGPFIYIGFPRWLRRLFRERRGDWQMLPLAACVSLDLARLALGRMYPHSIFYLDVHRQELLVILFLSTIAAVALPIKIWNNTRIEMKLEERERLLLKARMDALSSQINPHFLFNTLNTVASLIRFEPDTARVVLIKLSNILRQLLKKQDNFVPLRDELAFIDDYLDIEVVRFGHDKLHIVKEVDEQTLDAIIPSMLLQPIVENSIKHGLSPRLEGGVIHIRTARLNGRVVIEVRDNGIGISEDRISQIYHTGIGISNVMERLRVLYGEDFVLQINSKLGEGVSVRIEVPELITTSRS from the coding sequence TTGCTCGGCTCAAAGGATTTCATTTTCATTCTCCTTTTGAAGGTCGGCGTAACCGGCTCGCTTGCCGCCTTGCTCGTCCGTTCCGGCTTGTTCAAGCGCCTCCTCTTCCAGGCGGAGCGCCCCCTTACCCAAAAGTTGAAGCTGGTGTTATTTCTAGGTGCGCCTTTGACTCTGGGTGTCTTGACGCGTGTATTGGTCGGATACGCTTTTGCTGACCTCGCCCTCGAAGGTTCTCTCCTTTTGGGTTTGCTCGGCGGTCGCTTCGCGGGCGTCGCAGCAGCTCTGCTAATCACCTTCCCGGCGTTCTTTCGCAATGAGTGGTTCCTGGTGGCCTTGTGCGTCCTGGCCGGCTTGCTCGGCGGACTCATCCGAGACATCTTTCCCAACAAAGATGAGGTTTGGGGCTTTGGTCCCTTCATTTACATTGGGTTCCCTCGATGGCTGCGGAGGCTTTTCCGCGAGCGGCGAGGTGATTGGCAGATGCTTCCCCTGGCTGCGTGTGTTTCACTTGATCTGGCCCGATTGGCGCTGGGCCGGATGTATCCACACTCGATATTCTATTTGGACGTTCACCGCCAAGAACTGCTCGTTATCTTGTTTCTTTCGACCATTGCCGCCGTCGCCTTGCCCATCAAGATCTGGAACAACACCCGCATTGAAATGAAGCTGGAAGAGCGGGAGCGCCTCCTTTTGAAGGCCCGCATGGACGCCCTCTCCAGCCAGATCAATCCTCATTTCCTTTTCAACACTCTGAACACAGTTGCCTCGTTGATTCGTTTTGAGCCGGACACGGCCCGTGTCGTCCTCATCAAGCTGTCAAATATTCTCCGGCAGCTCCTCAAAAAACAAGATAACTTCGTGCCGCTCCGCGACGAACTTGCCTTCATTGACGACTATCTGGACATCGAGGTCGTGCGCTTCGGCCACGACAAACTTCACATTGTCAAAGAGGTGGACGAGCAGACCCTCGACGCCATCATACCGAGCATGCTTCTTCAACCCATCGTGGAGAATTCCATCAAGCACGGCCTCAGCCCGCGCCTCGAGGGCGGCGTCATTCACATCCGTACCGCCCGGCTGAATGGCCGCGTCGTTATCGAGGTGCGGGATAATGGGATTGGAATTTCGGAAGATCGGATTTCTCAGATTTACCACACTGGGATTGGCATCAGCAACGTCATGGAACGCTTGCGAGTCCTCTATGGGGAAGACTTCGTCTTGCAGATCAACAGCAAGCTCGGCGAAGGGGTTTCCGTCCGCATTGAGGTTCCCGAACTCATCACCACATCGCGGAGCTAG
- the ribA gene encoding GTP cyclohydrolase II, with the protein MRKRVKTAGKLRIAARTRLPTRFGTFSILGIAAGENKDAAVVLQMGRPKAARATLVRIHSQCLTGDVFGSQRCDCRGQLELALRRIARRREGLLIYLPQEGRGIGLMNKLMAYQLQDRGMDTVEANRKLGFGADHRDYRLPAAILKLMNIGRVELLSNNPEKVRQLEENGIEVIRRIPCETKPSQMTQSYLRTKKEKLGHLIRYV; encoded by the coding sequence ATGCGCAAAAGAGTGAAGACGGCGGGAAAACTAAGGATCGCTGCCCGGACGCGGCTGCCCACCCGTTTTGGAACGTTTTCGATTCTGGGTATAGCAGCTGGCGAAAACAAGGACGCGGCGGTGGTGTTGCAGATGGGGCGACCCAAGGCCGCGCGAGCAACTCTGGTTCGCATCCATTCGCAGTGCCTCACCGGCGACGTTTTTGGTTCGCAGCGATGCGATTGCCGGGGGCAACTGGAACTCGCCCTGCGGCGAATCGCCCGGCGGAGAGAGGGGCTGTTGATTTATTTGCCCCAGGAAGGCCGCGGCATCGGCCTGATGAACAAACTCATGGCCTATCAACTCCAAGACCGCGGGATGGACACGGTGGAAGCGAATCGGAAGCTTGGGTTCGGTGCCGATCACCGAGACTACCGACTGCCGGCAGCGATCCTGAAATTAATGAACATTGGCCGTGTCGAATTGCTGTCAAACAATCCGGAGAAGGTGAGACAACTCGAAGAGAACGGAATCGAAGTAATACGGCGAATCCCCTGCGAGACGAAACCTTCGCAGATGACGCAATCCTACCTGCGTACCAAGAAAGAGAAGCTGGGCCACCTGATCAGGTACGTGTAG
- the thiS gene encoding sulfur carrier protein ThiS — protein sequence MKLTVNGQQSELPDGWTLFTLLEHLSLSPDRIAIERNRQIIPRERWAEVFLAENDSLEIVQFVGGGEMQLYTYLIRWPSFSFLVRR from the coding sequence ATGAAACTCACAGTCAATGGTCAACAGAGTGAGTTGCCGGACGGGTGGACCTTGTTCACCCTTCTTGAACACCTCAGCCTGTCGCCCGACCGTATCGCCATCGAGCGCAACCGCCAAATCATTCCTCGAGAACGGTGGGCGGAAGTCTTTCTTGCCGAAAACGATTCCTTGGAGATTGTTCAGTTCGTTGGTGGCGGAGAGATGCAGCTCTACACGTACCTGATCAGGTGGCCCAGCTTCTCTTTCTTGGTACGCAGGTAG
- a CDS encoding NADH-quinone oxidoreductase subunit A has translation MANNYLDAYAPLLIHLLLAAALAGGIILISGLVGTHRRNLAKMSPYECGMTPLGTARERFSVKFYLVAMLFILFDVEAVFLYPWAVVYRELKMFGFAEMFLYIAIILAGFVYSWKKGALDWNQ, from the coding sequence ATGGCTAACAACTACCTCGATGCTTATGCACCCCTGCTAATTCATCTACTGCTTGCCGCTGCTCTCGCCGGAGGGATCATCCTGATTTCCGGGTTGGTTGGGACCCATCGTCGGAATCTGGCGAAGATGTCACCTTATGAGTGCGGGATGACGCCGCTAGGGACAGCGCGGGAAAGGTTTTCGGTGAAGTTCTACCTTGTGGCTATGCTATTCATCCTGTTCGACGTGGAAGCGGTATTTCTCTATCCCTGGGCGGTGGTCTATCGCGAGCTGAAAATGTTTGGTTTTGCTGAGATGTTTCTGTACATTGCGATCATTCTCGCCGGTTTTGTTTACAGTTGGAAGAAGGGTGCCCTGGACTGGAACCAGTGA
- a CDS encoding NADH-quinone oxidoreductase subunit C has product MTIRAELESNLIIRKLAAFDPASVVGAELFRDELTIEVQGGAIRRVAEFLCQDEELQFRYLADVTAVDRHPVEPRFEVNYHLYSLLLRQWLRVKARVGSETPTLESVTPVWPGANWHERETFDLFGIRFAGHPDLRRILMPEDWQGHPLRRDYPTEGFR; this is encoded by the coding sequence ATGACAATCCGGGCCGAACTAGAAAGCAATCTCATTATCCGCAAGTTAGCCGCGTTTGATCCTGCCAGCGTTGTGGGAGCCGAACTCTTCCGCGATGAGTTAACGATAGAAGTGCAAGGCGGGGCAATTCGACGCGTTGCCGAATTTCTCTGCCAGGATGAGGAACTGCAGTTCCGGTATCTGGCCGATGTGACAGCAGTGGACCGCCACCCTGTGGAACCGCGCTTCGAAGTTAATTATCACCTCTATTCCCTGCTGCTTCGGCAATGGCTACGTGTCAAGGCACGGGTGGGCAGTGAAACGCCCACGCTCGAGTCGGTCACTCCCGTCTGGCCCGGTGCCAACTGGCATGAGCGCGAGACGTTTGACCTATTCGGGATCCGGTTTGCCGGGCATCCGGATTTGCGCCGAATCCTGATGCCAGAAGATTGGCAGGGACATCCGCTGCGGCGTGACTATCCGACGGAAGGATTCCGCTAA
- the nuoD gene encoding NADH dehydrogenase (quinone) subunit D encodes MGHPIHTLAGAGETMVLNMGPQHPSTHGVLRVLLELDGETVVRAYPDIGYLHTGIEKSCEAKTYSQAITLTDRLDYLAPLSNNLCYCLAVEKLLGIEAPPRAQILRVLLTELTRIASHLVWLGTHAIDIGAMSVLLYCFREREEILKIFELVSGQRMMTSYFRIGGLALEPPPTFLKRVEALVDLMPGRIDEYEELLTKNKIWLGRTKGVGVLSGEDALAMGVSGPTLRASGVGWDLRKSNPYSGYDKFAFVVPTQTAGDVYARYLVRVAEMRESLRIVRQAAEGLPEGPVRADAPGIVLPEREQMKTEMEALIYHFKIVAEGFTPPPGEVYQAIESPRGQLGFYVASDGSAKPLRVKVRAPSFSNLAALPRMIEGRLIADAVACIGSIDIVLGEIDR; translated from the coding sequence ATGGGGCACCCGATTCACACTTTGGCCGGGGCAGGCGAAACCATGGTGCTCAACATGGGACCCCAGCACCCGTCCACTCACGGTGTCCTGCGGGTGCTTTTGGAATTGGACGGCGAGACAGTGGTTCGAGCCTATCCGGACATCGGCTACCTTCATACGGGAATCGAAAAATCTTGCGAAGCGAAGACCTACTCGCAGGCCATCACGCTGACCGACCGGCTGGATTATCTGGCGCCGCTGTCCAACAACCTTTGCTATTGCCTGGCGGTGGAAAAGCTTTTGGGAATTGAGGCGCCACCGCGAGCGCAGATCCTTCGCGTGCTGTTGACCGAACTGACGCGCATTGCCAGCCACCTGGTCTGGCTGGGTACGCATGCCATCGATATCGGCGCGATGTCGGTGCTTCTCTACTGTTTCCGGGAACGGGAAGAGATCTTGAAGATCTTTGAACTGGTCTCCGGACAGCGAATGATGACGAGTTACTTTCGGATTGGAGGACTGGCGCTTGAGCCGCCGCCAACGTTTCTGAAGAGAGTCGAGGCTTTAGTGGACTTGATGCCCGGGCGGATTGACGAGTATGAAGAGCTGTTGACCAAGAACAAGATCTGGCTGGGCCGAACGAAAGGCGTGGGGGTTCTGAGCGGTGAGGACGCGCTGGCGATGGGAGTTTCCGGTCCGACGCTGCGCGCATCAGGCGTCGGCTGGGATCTGCGCAAGAGCAACCCGTACAGCGGTTACGACAAGTTTGCGTTTGTTGTGCCAACCCAAACGGCAGGCGATGTCTATGCTCGATACCTCGTGCGAGTGGCGGAGATGAGGGAGTCGCTCAGAATTGTCCGCCAAGCCGCGGAAGGGTTGCCCGAGGGGCCAGTGCGAGCAGATGCCCCGGGAATCGTTCTTCCGGAGCGCGAGCAGATGAAGACGGAGATGGAGGCGCTGATCTATCACTTCAAGATTGTGGCAGAGGGATTCACTCCCCCGCCGGGGGAGGTGTACCAAGCCATCGAATCGCCAAGAGGGCAGCTTGGGTTTTACGTGGCGAGTGACGGCAGCGCCAAACCGTTGCGGGTGAAAGTGAGAGCCCCCTCGTTCTCGAACCTAGCGGCACTGCCACGGATGATAGAGGGACGGCTGATTGCCGATGCGGTGGCGTGCATCGGTTCCATTGACATCGTTCTGGGAGAAATCGACCGCTAG